A region of Lycium barbarum isolate Lr01 chromosome 1, ASM1917538v2, whole genome shotgun sequence DNA encodes the following proteins:
- the LOC132608000 gene encoding protein LIFEGUARD 2-like, producing the protein MWQQTWNTPYRKDDVEAGARPLYPAMLENPQLRWAFIRKVYSILSIQLLLTIAVASVVVTVHPIAHFFASTGAGLALYIVLIITPFIILCPLYYYHQKHPVNFLLLGLFTVSLSFVVGLACAFTSGKVILESVILTAAVVLSLTLYTFWAAKRGHDFNFLGPFLFGALMVLMLFAFIQLLFPLGRLSVMIYGCLASILFCGYIIYDTDNLIKRYTYDEYIWAAVGLYLDVINLFLSILTIFRASES; encoded by the exons ATGTGGCAGCAGACGTGGAATACGCCTTACCGGAAAGATGACGTGGAAGCTGGAGCAAGGCCTTTATATCCGGCTATGTTGGAGAATCCACAACTACGTTGGGCTTTTATTAGGAAAGTTTACTCAATTTTGAGTATTCAATTGCTTCTCACTATTGCTGTTGCTTCTGTGGTCGTTACGGTTCATCCAATTGCACATTTCTTTGCATCAACTGGGGCAGGATTGGCACTTTATATTGTTCttatcatcactcctttcatta TATTGTGCCCGTTGTATTACTATCACCAGAAACATCCGGTGAATTTCTTGCTTCTTGGGTTGTTTACAGTTTCATTGTCCTTCGTTGTGGGATTGGCTTGCGCGTTCACTAGTG GCAAGGTAATATTGGAGTCCGTTATCTTGACAGCAGCAGTGGTGCTTAGTTTGACACTATACACATTTTGGGCTGCAAAGAGAGGCCACGATTTCAATTTTCTTGGGCCATTCTTATTTGGTGCCCTCATGGTTCTCATGTTATTTGCCTTCATCCAG CTACTGTTTCCACTGGGTAGGCTCTCTGTGATGATCTATGGGTGTTTAGCCTCAATTTTATTCTGTGGATACATCATCTATGATACAGACAATTTAATCAAACGCTACACTTACGACGAATATATTTGGGCTGCAGTTGGTTTGTATTTGGATGTTATCAATCTCTTTCTCTCTATATTGACCATCTTCAGAGCTTCTGAAAGTTGA